A section of the Primulina eburnea isolate SZY01 chromosome 1, ASM2296580v1, whole genome shotgun sequence genome encodes:
- the LOC140835363 gene encoding lysine-specific demethylase JMJ21-like isoform X1 — protein MLRAREGQVQLSYGDGLEYISTHVGNPVEWKLFISIINQKRKDVHHRLTAWGDPIPSRLIEKVDDYIPRDLSIFIDIFENAAEACKSCIWIHMDVMDDNIYMTPCCSASISGEIALILVWQNVVMWICLV, from the exons ATGCTAAGGGCTAGAGAAGGTCAAGTGCAGCTATCATATGGTGATGGATTAGAATATATTTCCACTCACGTAGGCAATCCAGTTGAGTGGAAATTATTTATCAGCATTATAAACCAGAAAAGGAAGGATGTCCATCACCGGTTGACTGCATG GGGTGATCCTATTCCTAGCAGACTGATAGAGAAAGTCGACGATTACATCCCTCGTGATCTGAGCATATTCATCGATATATTTGAG AATGCAGCAGAAGCTTGCAAATCTTGCATCTGGATACACATGGATGTGATGGATGACAACATATACATGACACCATGTTGCTCAGCTTCTATATCAGGGGAAATTGCTCTGATTCTTGTTTGGCAGAACGTGGTAATGTGGATATGTCTAGTATAA
- the LOC140835363 gene encoding lysine-specific demethylase JMJ21-like isoform X2: protein MLRAREGQVQLSYGDGLEYISTHVGNPVEWKLFISIINQKRKDVHHRLTAWGDPIPSRLIEKVDDYIPRDLSIFIDIFEQKLANLASGYTWM, encoded by the exons ATGCTAAGGGCTAGAGAAGGTCAAGTGCAGCTATCATATGGTGATGGATTAGAATATATTTCCACTCACGTAGGCAATCCAGTTGAGTGGAAATTATTTATCAGCATTATAAACCAGAAAAGGAAGGATGTCCATCACCGGTTGACTGCATG GGGTGATCCTATTCCTAGCAGACTGATAGAGAAAGTCGACGATTACATCCCTCGTGATCTGAGCATATTCATCGATATATTTGAG CAGAAGCTTGCAAATCTTGCATCTGGATACACATGGATGTGA
- the LOC140835378 gene encoding uncharacterized protein gives MGRQFWTKHIGDGQDHKQPGCISGLINVLDYHHWHSNTRNMTHHNKYAGQTGDYPCEVEKLWDEKQSPFPKTKRAHANSKRSLKSRIKALIAEEMYKESSNAQTKESFLFKSRLQRTYSIHHLESLDDSISKICTDWKDPIIFIPSKVENLPPPSVAITQTKPADSNEASGGESDIVNAANIGLLEKTDFLGIFKIDKELFVRNMQISDESVNRFSQDGLASNGKLKLSKSRSFPYINYSQRLKFKPSKLADKQKEIWSFRKGENLQAVSREQKLASSDESDQDPLIEGEIQQRNEWMAPSDIIKGVVDIRGENTMSRIGENTTRIYSHSSSSSLNESLDKYARLFENSYGTDAKMNPCMSLRFTNENGHASMYSRWIRSHSLSNADSFYSNLNLGVAGDDAFGNDSFVIERNDSFRQDVVEDEEKVVRLVARDSEKEPLDLLETVEWKTESVDDMQSSDAIDESSEKWEDFKEEALKQKNDDFFCVPENVDGSDPCSISDLYTISQEKLSASEQLKIYGDKFVESVGHATDSGYVRLILDQSGMAKDAV, from the exons ATGGGAAGGCAATTTTGGACGAAACACATAGGCGATGGACAAGATCATAAGCAGCCGGGTTGCATTTCCGGATTAATCAACGTCCTCGACTATCATCATTGGCATTCCAACACCAGGAATATGACCCACCATAATAAATATGCAGGCCAAACAG GAGATTATCCTTGCGAAGTTGAAAAGCTATGGGATGAAAAACAGAGTCCATTTCCT AAAACGAAAAGGGCTCACGCAAACAGCAAACGGTCTCTCAAATCACGCATAAAAGCATTGATTGCAGAAGAGATGTACAAGGAAAGCAGCAATGCACAAACCAAAGAAAGCTTCTTGTTCAAATCAAGATTACAGAGAACTTATTCCATCCACCATCTGGAGTCTCTTGATGATAGCATCAGTAAAATCTGCACAGACTGGAAAGATCCGATCATTTTCATTCCCAGTAAAGTAGAGAACTTGCCCCCTCCATCAGTGGCTATAACTCAAACTAAGCCTGCTGACTCGAATGAGGCAAGTGGCGGAGAATCCGACATCGTTAATGCTGCGAACATTGGATTGTTGGAGAAGACCGATTTCTTGGGCATATTCAAGATTGACAAGGAATTGTTTGTAAGAAATATGCAAATTTCCGATGAAAGCGTCAATCGTTTCTCCCAAGATGGTCTCGCTTCGAATGGAAAGTTAAAGTTAAGCAAATCGAGATCTTTCCCTTATATTAATTATTCTCAGAGACTTAAGTTTAAGCCCAGTAAACTTGCAGACAAGCAGAAGGAAATTTGGTCATTCCGTAAAGGAGAAAATTTGCAAGCTGTCAGTCGAGAACAAAAATTAGCTAGTTCAGACGAAAGCGATCAAGATCCACTGATAGAAGGGGAAATACAACAAAGAAATGAATGGATGGCACCTTCAGATATCATAAAAGGCGTTGTTGATATAAGGGGAGAAAATACAATGAGCAGAATTGGTGAAAATACTACAAGGATCTATTCCCACAGCAGCAGTTCTTCTCTAAATGAATCACTTGATAAATATGCTCGGTTGTTCGAGAACAGTTATGGAACAGATGCCAAGATGAATCCCTGTATGAGCTTGAGGTTCACGAACGAAAATGGCCATGCTTCGATGTATTCAAGATGGATACGCTCCCACTCCCTGTCAAATGCTGATTCTTTTTATTCGAATTTAAATCTCGGGGTAGCTGGCGATGATGCTTTTGGAAATGACTCATTCGTGATAGAAAGAAATGATAGTTTTCGTCAAGATGTTGTTGAAGACGAAGAAAAGGTAGTCAGACTAGTTGCAAGAGATTCAGAGAAGGAGCCACTGGATTTGTTGGAGACAGTCGAATGGAAAACAGAATCCGTGGACGATATGCAAAGTAGTGATGCTATTGATGAAAGTAGTGAAAAATGGGAAGATTTCAAAGAGGAAGCACTGAAACAGAAGAACGATGATTTCTTTTGTGTCCCAGAGAATGTCGATGGCTCTGATCCTTGCTCGATTTCAGATTTGTACACCATTTCGCAAGAAAAATTATCTGCTTCCGAACAGCTTAAAATTTATGGAG ACAAGTTTGTCGAAAGTGTTGGGCACGCCACGGACTCAGGTTATGTGAGGCTTATTCTCGATCAATCTGGCATGGCAAAAGACGCAGTATGA
- the LOC140835388 gene encoding heterogeneous nuclear ribonucleoprotein 1-like, with the protein MGSKRPDFGDGASPGKIFIGGLSRETTLDTFVKYFGKYGEITDSVIMKDRFTGRPRGFGFITYADPAVVDTVIAETHIINGKQVEIKRTIPKGAGDSKDFKTKKIFVGGIPTTVTEEELKSFFSKYGEVVEHEIIRDHMSKRSRGFGFVVFDNEQVVDNLLANGNMIDMSGTQVEVKKAEPKKPSNPSPASGYGSHSRGRGNYGDSYGNFDYESGGFGPPSYRSAGSGFGGRFDEYGGYGGGSEFGGRYGDYGSSEFGYRGDGPLGYSSRFGSYGGGFGGVYGGGLGGYGRGSGYGSYGGAGPGSGYDSGPGAGYGGAGGYYGGRSGYGGGSRYHPYAR; encoded by the exons ATGGGTTCCAAGAGGCCCGATTTCGGTGATGGCGCGAGCCCTGG GAAGATCTTCATCGGTGGTCTGTCGCGAGAAACTACTTTAg ACACATTCGTTAAGTACTTCGGAAAGTATGGAGAGATAACGGATTCAGTGATAATGAAAGATCGCTTTACTGGTCGACCCAGGGGGTTTGGTTTCATAACTTATGCAGACCCAGCTGTTGTAGACACTGTTATTGCTGAAACCCACATCATCAATGGGAAACAg GTTGAGATCAAAAGAACTATTCCAAAAGGAGCTGGTGATTCTAAAGATTTCAAAACCAAAAAGATATTTGTTGGCGGGATTCCAACAACTGTAACTGAAG AGGAGTTAAAGAGTTTCTTTTCCAAGTATGGAGAGGTTGTGGAGCATGAGATTATAAGAGATCACATGTCCAAGAGGTCTCGGGGATTTGGATTTGTTGTGTTTGACAATGAACAAGTTGTAGACAATCTACTGGCTAATGGAAATATGATTGATATGTCAGGCACTCAG GTTGAGGTCAAGAAGGCTGAACCAAAGAAACCCTCAAACCCAAGTCCTGCTTCAGGATATGGTAGTCATTCTAGGGGTCGTGGCAACTATGGGGATAGTTATGGTAATTTTGATTATGAAAGTGGTGGTTTCGGTCCTCCTTCCTATAGGTCAGCGGGATCAGGATTTGGTGGTAGGTTTGATGAATATGGTGGATACGGCGGTGGAAGTGAATTTGGTGGTCGATATGGGGATTATGGGAGTTCCGAATTTGGCTATCGGGGTGATGGCCCCCTTGGATACTCTAGTCGTTTTGGTTCTTATGGTGGAGGCTTTGGCGGGGTATATGGTGGAGGTTTAGGTGGCTATGGCCGAGGAAGTGGTTATGGTAGTTATGGTGGGGCAGGCCCTGGTTCTGGTTATGATTCAGGCCCTGGTGCTGGTTATGGTGGAGCAGGAGGGTATTATGGAGGCAGGTCAGGTTATGGTGGCGGTAGTCGTTACCATCCTTATGCCAGGTAG
- the LOC140835396 gene encoding uncharacterized protein isoform X2, which translates to MRGNAYRSPVVIGGGGFDLLDNIRLHGGDVCGEVCCRSTGSEHDLAAMVSDFIEFGSTGAESWCSSDTDSGFFDLAFLAEKISCCNSSIDQYESNLAMVVKSLVLSISETIQRGEHEFIDVITHENNEDSQRYIIDIDFRSHFQIARAVKPYKVVLSSLPPI; encoded by the exons ATGCGGGGAAATGCATATCGATCGCCGGTAGTAATCGGCGGCGGAGGATTTGATTTGTTGGATAATATCCGTTTGCACGGCGGGGATGTCTGCGGAGAGGTTTGTTGTCGGAGTACGGGAAGCGAGCATGATTTGGCTGCTATGGTGAGTGATTTCATAGAGTTTGGCAGCACGGGAGCTGAGTCTTGGTGTAGCAGCGACACCGATTCAGGTTTCTTTGACCTGGCTTTTCTGGCCGAGAAGATTTCG TGTTGCAACAGCTCAATTGATCAGTATGAAAGTAACTTGGCAATGGTCGTTAAATCCTTAGTCCTCTCAATATCCGAGACAATCCAAAGAG GTGAACATGAGTTCATAGACGTGATAACTCATGAAAACAATGAAGACTCGCAAAGGTACATCATTGACATTGACTTCCGAAGCCACTTTCAAATAGCAAGAGCAGTGAAGCCGTACAAAGTAGTCTTGAGTTCCCTTCCTCCAATATAG
- the LOC140835396 gene encoding uncharacterized protein isoform X1 has product MRGNAYRSPVVIGGGGFDLLDNIRLHGGDVCGEVCCRSTGSEHDLAAMVSDFIEFGSTGAESWCSSDTDSGFFDLAFLAEKISCCNSSIDQYESNLAMVVKSLVLSISETIQRGKPDTCDSSCILYNLVKLLQSSGYDAALCASRWQGFGKVPGGEHEFIDVITHENNEDSQRYIIDIDFRSHFQIARAVKPYKVVLSSLPPI; this is encoded by the exons ATGCGGGGAAATGCATATCGATCGCCGGTAGTAATCGGCGGCGGAGGATTTGATTTGTTGGATAATATCCGTTTGCACGGCGGGGATGTCTGCGGAGAGGTTTGTTGTCGGAGTACGGGAAGCGAGCATGATTTGGCTGCTATGGTGAGTGATTTCATAGAGTTTGGCAGCACGGGAGCTGAGTCTTGGTGTAGCAGCGACACCGATTCAGGTTTCTTTGACCTGGCTTTTCTGGCCGAGAAGATTTCG TGTTGCAACAGCTCAATTGATCAGTATGAAAGTAACTTGGCAATGGTCGTTAAATCCTTAGTCCTCTCAATATCCGAGACAATCCAAAGAGGTAAGCCGGATACATGTGATTCTAGCTGCATCTTGTACAATCTTGTGAAACTTCTCCAGTCTTCTGGATACGATGCTGCTCTATGTGCATCCAGGTGGCAGGGCTTTGGCAAAGTTCCAGGAG GTGAACATGAGTTCATAGACGTGATAACTCATGAAAACAATGAAGACTCGCAAAGGTACATCATTGACATTGACTTCCGAAGCCACTTTCAAATAGCAAGAGCAGTGAAGCCGTACAAAGTAGTCTTGAGTTCCCTTCCTCCAATATAG
- the LOC140835396 gene encoding uncharacterized protein isoform X4, translating to MRGNAYRSPVVIGGGGFDLLDNIRLHGGDVCGEVCCRSTGSEHDLAAMVSDFIEFGSTGAESWCSSDTDSGFFDLAFLAEKISCCNSSIDQYESNLAMVVKSLVLSISETIQRGGRALAKFQEVNMSS from the exons ATGCGGGGAAATGCATATCGATCGCCGGTAGTAATCGGCGGCGGAGGATTTGATTTGTTGGATAATATCCGTTTGCACGGCGGGGATGTCTGCGGAGAGGTTTGTTGTCGGAGTACGGGAAGCGAGCATGATTTGGCTGCTATGGTGAGTGATTTCATAGAGTTTGGCAGCACGGGAGCTGAGTCTTGGTGTAGCAGCGACACCGATTCAGGTTTCTTTGACCTGGCTTTTCTGGCCGAGAAGATTTCG TGTTGCAACAGCTCAATTGATCAGTATGAAAGTAACTTGGCAATGGTCGTTAAATCCTTAGTCCTCTCAATATCCGAGACAATCCAAAGAG GTGGCAGGGCTTTGGCAAAGTTCCAGGAG GTGAACATGAGTTCATAG
- the LOC140835396 gene encoding uncharacterized protein isoform X3 encodes MRGNAYRSPVVIGGGGFDLLDNIRLHGGDVCGEVCCRSTGSEHDLAAMVSDFIEFGSTGAESWCSSDTDSGFFDLAFLAEKISCCNSSIDQYESNLAMVVKSLVLSISETIQRGGRALAKFQEVLQSFNIFNI; translated from the exons ATGCGGGGAAATGCATATCGATCGCCGGTAGTAATCGGCGGCGGAGGATTTGATTTGTTGGATAATATCCGTTTGCACGGCGGGGATGTCTGCGGAGAGGTTTGTTGTCGGAGTACGGGAAGCGAGCATGATTTGGCTGCTATGGTGAGTGATTTCATAGAGTTTGGCAGCACGGGAGCTGAGTCTTGGTGTAGCAGCGACACCGATTCAGGTTTCTTTGACCTGGCTTTTCTGGCCGAGAAGATTTCG TGTTGCAACAGCTCAATTGATCAGTATGAAAGTAACTTGGCAATGGTCGTTAAATCCTTAGTCCTCTCAATATCCGAGACAATCCAAAGAG GTGGCAGGGCTTTGGCAAAGTTCCAGGAGGTATTGcaaagttttaatatttttaatatttaa